The Leclercia adecarboxylata region CTACGGTACGGCAGAATCGGTGAGCGCAGCATCTGCTGAGTACCCAGACCATAGTTGGAGCTCAGGCCACGCAGCTCGATGTTAAAGCCGATGACGTTATCGTATTCACTCTGCCCTTTGTCAGGATCCCAGCCATTCAGCTTACGCTCATAACCAACGCGGATCGCGTAACAGCAGGAGTTGTACTGCAGACCCAGCATCTGATCCGCTGACTTACTCTGATTGGTGTCAAAGTAGTATGCCCCCACAACTGACCAGCGATCGGCAATTGGCCAGCTTGCCGTGCCACCCACCTGCGAAATGCCTTCTTTGTACTGTTCGGCCGTCGAGAAGTTAGGTAACGTTGCCTGGATATACTCCGGGCTGGCATAACGGTAGCTCAGCTGAACCATACGGTCTTCGTCACGACGATACTCTACGGTTGCACTGCTGGTAGCAATGTTATCCAGACGCGTATCGTACTGCAGACCGCCACGCAGCCCCCAGCGATCCGTCATGCGCCAGTAGGTATCTCCCGCCCAGACCAGAGAGCCGGTTTTGTCGTCTTTCTCCCAGTTGATGTAGTCATCGCCAGTACGCGATTCGGTGAAATAGTAGATTTGACCAATGGAAGCATTAAAACGTTCAACCGCAGCATCATCAAATACGCGAGTTGTGACACCGGTTGTGACCTGGTTAGCTGAGGCAATGCGGTCCAGACCACCGTAAGTACGGTCGCGGAACAGGCCGCTATAGTCGGATTGCAGCAGGGAAGAGTCGTAGTTATTGATATTACTCTGATCGCGATACGGCACGTACAGGTACTGCGCGCGCGGCTCCAGCGTCTGGGTCCAACCCTCGCTCCAGTTCATGTCGCGCTCGAAGATGAGCTTACCGTCCATTTTGAACTGCGGCAGCGTACGGTTAACGGACTCTTCCAGATGGGTGCCGTTATTCGCGTTGTACGTCTCCAGATTATCCTGCTGATAGTGGGTCGCCATCAGCTTCACTTCGGTATCCAGGCTCGCCCAGTCGTTGGATACCGGCAGGTTTATGGTCGGCTCAAGGTGAATACGCGTCGCTTCCGGCATGTCGGAGTTGGTGTTCACGAAATGCACGGCCTGGCCGTAAATGCGGGTATCAAAGGGCCCCACGTCATTCTGGTACCAGTTGACGTCCAGCTGTGGTTCCGCACCGTAGGTGCTGGCGTTCTGGCTGCTGAACACCTGGAACTGACGGGTCGATACGGTGGCATCAAAGTTTTTGACCGCATAACCTGCGCTGAAGATCTGCGTGGCGTAGCCGTCGGTACTGGAACCGTATTTCGAGGTAAAGTCGTTAAAATAGTAAGGATCGCTGACCTTGGTGTAGTTGACGTTAAAACGCCACACCTGATCCATTACCCCGGCATGTTGCCAGTAGTATAACCAGCGGTGTTTATCGCCTTCCGTTGGGTGTTCATCCTGGAAGACCTTATCGGACGGCAGATAGTCCAGCTCCATCAGACCTTCACCCGCCTGCGTCAGGTAGCGGAACTCGTTCTCCCACATGATGTTGCCGCGCTTGTGGATATAGTGCGGCGTGATCGTGGCGTCCATGTTGGGCGCGATGTTCCAGTAGTACGGCAGGTAGAACTCAAAATAGTTTGAGGTGCTGTACTTGGCGTTCGGGATCAGGAAGCCGGAGCGACGTTTATCGCCCACGGGCAATTGCAGATACGGGCTGTAGAAGACCGGCACCGGGCCGAGCTTAAAGCGGGCGTTCCAGATCTCCGCCACCTGCTCTTCGCGGTCGTGGATCACTTCGCTACCGACCACGCTCCAGGTATCCGAGCCAGGCAGGCAGGAGGTAAAGGTCCCGTTCTCCAGAATGGTGTAGCGGTTTTCACCGCGCTGTTTCATCAGATCGGCTTTACCGCGCCCCTGACGGCCTACCATCTGGTAATCACCTTCCCAGACGTTAGTGTCCTTGGTATTCAGGTTTGACCAGGCTTTCGGACCTTTCAGGATGACCTGATTATCGTCATAGTGCACATTACCCAGCGCATCCACCGTTCGTACCGGTTCAGCTGCGCCTTCTGGCTGTTTCTGGTGCAACTGAACTTCATCGGCCTGCAAGCGGCTGTTGCCCTGGTTAATATCCACATTACCGCTAAACACGGCGTCGTCAGGATAGTTCCCTTTCGCGTTGTCAGCGGTGATGGTAACCGGTAGCGTGTTCGTATCACCCTGAACCAGCGGGCGATCATAGCTGGGAATACCCAGCATACATTGCGAGGCGAGATCGGCTGCCAGACCCTGTTGACTATACAGAGCCGTAGCTATCATCGTGGCCAGGAGGGTGGGGATACGTTTTTTCATACGTTTTATTTATTGTTCCGTCATCAGTGGCTTATCGCTGGCAAACGGTCAGAGACTATCTTACTCATCATCACAGTGCTAGCGTTAATCCTGCCCGTAAACGCGCCGTGGTGATAGGCGCGTTATTGAATGACGAGTATGATAATGCAAATTATAGGCGATGTCCTTCACTTGACCGTGGCCAGGCCAACGGAATGATGGCGTTGCGCGGGTCAAATACATCACCATTTGGGGAGTATATGCAGTATTGGGGAAAAATTATCGGCGTTGCGTTCGCTTTACTGATGG contains the following coding sequences:
- the lptD gene encoding LPS assembly protein LptD, encoding MKKRIPTLLATMIATALYSQQGLAADLASQCMLGIPSYDRPLVQGDTNTLPVTITADNAKGNYPDDAVFSGNVDINQGNSRLQADEVQLHQKQPEGAAEPVRTVDALGNVHYDDNQVILKGPKAWSNLNTKDTNVWEGDYQMVGRQGRGKADLMKQRGENRYTILENGTFTSCLPGSDTWSVVGSEVIHDREEQVAEIWNARFKLGPVPVFYSPYLQLPVGDKRRSGFLIPNAKYSTSNYFEFYLPYYWNIAPNMDATITPHYIHKRGNIMWENEFRYLTQAGEGLMELDYLPSDKVFQDEHPTEGDKHRWLYYWQHAGVMDQVWRFNVNYTKVSDPYYFNDFTSKYGSSTDGYATQIFSAGYAVKNFDATVSTRQFQVFSSQNASTYGAEPQLDVNWYQNDVGPFDTRIYGQAVHFVNTNSDMPEATRIHLEPTINLPVSNDWASLDTEVKLMATHYQQDNLETYNANNGTHLEESVNRTLPQFKMDGKLIFERDMNWSEGWTQTLEPRAQYLYVPYRDQSNINNYDSSLLQSDYSGLFRDRTYGGLDRIASANQVTTGVTTRVFDDAAVERFNASIGQIYYFTESRTGDDYINWEKDDKTGSLVWAGDTYWRMTDRWGLRGGLQYDTRLDNIATSSATVEYRRDEDRMVQLSYRYASPEYIQATLPNFSTAEQYKEGISQVGGTASWPIADRWSVVGAYYFDTNQSKSADQMLGLQYNSCCYAIRVGYERKLNGWDPDKGQSEYDNVIGFNIELRGLSSNYGLGTQQMLRSPILPYRSSL